A window from Penicillium oxalicum strain HP7-1 chromosome VIII, whole genome shotgun sequence encodes these proteins:
- a CDS encoding Mannan endo-1,4-beta-mannosidase man26A, which yields MKYHLTLLALAPALSLAEPIRHTARANWLTYSPIDPQADSGARALLGYLQSTYGNHYLSGQMDKSDVAWVKSKTGKTPAIQGNDFMDYSPSRIAYGASSSAAEDCIAFDQKGGINTVVWHWNAPTCLYDSSSQPWYKGFYTSATCFDVQQAMNEGPGGSNYQLILRDIDAIAVQLKKLASSGVPVLWRPLHEPEGGWFWWGAKGSGPFKQLWNLMYQRLTQYHNLHNLIWVCNTAASDWYPGNDKCDIATVDVYASPGDHGPLHDQWNTLYGLTNGARMLALAEVGDIPDPSQMTSSGALWAYWMTWSGSFIEDGSYNSVSYVQQVYGDSKVITLDGPSRLGSWKQGSAGGSFSSSTTTLQTKPATTTTSTSSGSTGSLVPQFGQCGGQGWTGARSCVSPYTCQVQNQYYSQCL from the coding sequence ATGAAGTATCATCTCACCCTTCTTGCACTCGCACCAGCGCTGAGCCTGGCTGAGCCGATCAGACACACGGCTCGGGCGAATTGGCTGACCTATAGCCCCATTGATCCCCAAGCAGACTCTGGGGCACGCGCCCTGCTGGGTTACTTGCAAAGCACCTATGGCAATCACTATCTGTCCGGGCAAATGGACAAATCTGACGTTGCCTGGgtgaagagcaagactgGCAAGACGCCCGCCATCCAGGGCAATGATTTCATGGACTATTCCCCGTCCAGAATTGCTTACGGGGCTTCCTCGTCCGCGGCCGAAGATTGTATCGCTTTCGATCAGAAAGGGGGCATCAACACCGTTGTTTGGCACTGGAATGCACCCACCTGTCTGTATGACTCGTCGTCTCAGCCGTGGTACAAAGGCTTCTACACCTCTGCGACGTGCTTTGATGTGCAACAAGCGATGAATGAAGGTCCTGGTGGGAGCAACTaccagctcatcctccgcGATATTGACGCCATTGCGGTTCAGCTGAAAAAGCTGGCCTCGTCGGGTGTTCCTGTGCTGTGGCGACCTCTCCATGAGCCCGAGGGAGGCTGGTTCTGGTGGGGTGCCAAAGGCTCTGGGCCTTTCAAGCAGCTGTGGAATCTCATGTATCAGCGCTTGACGCAATATCACAACCTTCACAACCTGATCTGGGTCTGCAACACTGCCGCCTCTGACTGGTATCCCGGAAATGACAAGTGCGACATTGCCACTGTCGATGTATACGCCAGTCCGGGCGACCATGGGCCCCTTCACGACCAGTGGAACACACTATATGGCCTGACCAACGGGGCACGTATGCTCGCGTTGGCTGAAGTCGGCGATATCCCCGACCCAAGCCAGATGACCAGCTCAGGGGCACTGTGGGCTTATTGGATGACTTGGTCTGGCTCGTTCATTGAAGATGGGAGCTACAACTCAGTCAGTTATGTGCAACAGGTGTATGGCGACTCTAAAGTGATCACTCTGGACGGACCATCACGACTGGGCTCGTGGAAGCAGGGCTCGGCCGGAGGCTCATTCAGCTCATCGACTACAACACTCCAAACTAAGCCTGCTACGACCACCACTTCCACATCCTCGGGCAGCACCGGCAGCCTTGTGCCTCAGTTCGGTCAATGCGGCGGACAAGGATGGACGGGAGCTCGCTCTTGTGTCTCTCCATACACGTGCCAAGTCCAGAATCAGTATTATTCGCAGTGCCTTTAA